One window of Fusobacterium polymorphum genomic DNA carries:
- a CDS encoding DUF3290 domain-containing protein → MRFYSYNYLLEQIAKFDWWGAALTIFLIICLIITMYKYHQGQKETKFRELAIILGLGIVIVICIKISQYHVTQVNDNQYRRAIRFIEEVAEDLNTDKENIYINTSASIDGALVRVGTLYYRVISGDNGENYLLEKIDLYNPKIEIIEVKK, encoded by the coding sequence ATGAGATTTTATTCCTATAATTATCTACTTGAACAAATTGCTAAATTTGACTGGTGGGGTGCTGCACTTACAATATTTTTAATAATTTGTCTTATTATTACAATGTATAAATATCATCAAGGACAAAAAGAAACAAAATTTAGAGAACTTGCTATTATTTTAGGACTTGGAATTGTTATTGTGATATGTATAAAAATAAGTCAATATCATGTTACTCAGGTAAATGATAACCAATATAGACGGGCTATTCGTTTCATTGAAGAAGTTGCTGAAGATTTAAATACAGATAAAGAAAATATCTATATCAACACTTCTGCTTCAATAGACGGAGCACTAGTAAGAGTTGGTACTCTTTATTATAGGGTTATCAGTGGGGATAATGGAGAAAATTATCTTTTAGAAAAAATTGACTTATACAATCCAAAAATTGAAATAATAGAGGTGAAAAAATAA
- the ilvD gene encoding dihydroxy-acid dehydratase, translating to MSRSNNLKDGAARAPHRSLLKGLGFISEEMDRPIIGIANSFNEIIPGHVHLQTLVQAVKDGIRNAGGVPMEFNTIGICDGLAMNHIGMKYSLVTRQLIADSVEAVAMATPFDAIVFIPNCDKVVPGMLMAAARLNIPSIFISGGAMLAGVYKGKKVGLSNVFEAVGQYEAGLITRKELNTVEDLACPTCGSCAGMYTANTMNCLTEALGMGLPGNGTVPAVFSERLRLAKKAGMQILEVLKADLRPSDIMTKKAFENAVAVDMALGGSSNTALHLPAIAHEAGVDLTLDDFNEIAKKTPQLCKLSPSGEYFIEDLYRAGGVTGVMKRLYENGGLHADEKTVTLRTQGELAKDAYINDDDVIKPWDKPAYTTGGIAVLKGNLAEDGCVVKEGAVDKEMLVHSGPAKVFNSEEETIKAMKEKKIVAGDVVVIRYEGPKGGPGMREMLAPTATIAGMGLGKDVALITDGRFSGATRGASIGHVSPEAAAGGTIAIVQDGDIIEIDIPNRKINVKLSDEEIARRKAELKPYEPNVKGYLKRYAAHVSSAASGAIYVE from the coding sequence ATGTCAAGAAGTAATAATCTAAAAGATGGAGCAGCAAGAGCACCTCACCGTTCTCTGTTAAAAGGTCTAGGTTTTATATCAGAAGAAATGGATAGACCAATAATTGGAATTGCTAACTCATTTAATGAAATAATTCCAGGGCATGTACACCTACAAACATTAGTACAAGCTGTAAAAGATGGAATTAGAAATGCTGGTGGAGTTCCTATGGAATTCAATACAATAGGAATTTGTGATGGACTTGCAATGAATCATATAGGGATGAAATACTCATTAGTAACAAGACAACTAATAGCAGACTCTGTTGAAGCTGTTGCAATGGCAACACCTTTTGATGCAATAGTATTTATTCCAAACTGTGATAAAGTTGTTCCTGGAATGTTAATGGCAGCTGCAAGATTAAATATACCTTCTATTTTTATAAGTGGTGGAGCTATGCTTGCAGGAGTATATAAAGGTAAAAAAGTTGGATTAAGTAATGTTTTTGAAGCTGTTGGACAATATGAAGCAGGACTTATTACAAGAAAAGAATTAAATACAGTTGAAGATTTAGCTTGTCCTACTTGTGGTTCTTGTGCAGGAATGTACACTGCAAACACTATGAACTGTTTAACGGAAGCATTAGGTATGGGACTTCCAGGAAATGGTACAGTACCTGCTGTTTTCTCTGAAAGATTAAGACTTGCTAAGAAAGCTGGTATGCAAATACTTGAAGTTCTAAAAGCTGATTTAAGACCTAGTGATATTATGACTAAAAAAGCTTTTGAAAATGCAGTTGCAGTTGATATGGCCTTAGGTGGTTCATCAAATACTGCTCTACACCTACCAGCAATAGCTCATGAAGCAGGGGTAGATTTAACATTAGATGATTTTAATGAAATTGCTAAAAAGACTCCTCAATTATGTAAACTATCTCCTTCTGGTGAATATTTTATAGAAGACTTATACAGAGCTGGTGGAGTTACAGGAGTTATGAAAAGACTTTATGAAAATGGTGGACTACATGCAGATGAAAAAACTGTTACACTAAGAACACAAGGTGAACTTGCAAAAGATGCTTATATAAATGATGATGATGTTATAAAACCTTGGGATAAACCAGCTTACACAACAGGTGGAATTGCAGTTCTTAAAGGAAATCTTGCAGAAGATGGTTGTGTTGTAAAAGAAGGAGCAGTTGATAAAGAAATGCTTGTTCACTCTGGACCTGCAAAAGTCTTTAATAGTGAAGAAGAAACTATTAAGGCAATGAAAGAGAAAAAGATAGTTGCAGGAGATGTAGTGGTTATCAGATATGAAGGACCAAAAGGTGGACCTGGAATGAGAGAAATGCTTGCACCTACTGCCACAATAGCTGGTATGGGCTTAGGAAAAGATGTTGCCCTTATAACTGATGGAAGATTCTCAGGAGCAACAAGAGGAGCATCTATTGGGCATGTGTCACCTGAAGCTGCTGCTGGTGGAACAATAGCAATAGTTCAAGATGGAGATATTATTGAAATAGATATTCCAAATAGAAAAATAAATGTAAAACTTTCTGATGAAGAAATAGCAAGAAGAAAAGCAGAATTAAAACCTTATGAGCCTAATGTTAAAGGATATCTAAAAAGATATGCAGCACATGTTTCATCAGCTGCCTCTGGGGCAATATATGTAGAATAA
- a CDS encoding DUF421 domain-containing protein, whose protein sequence is MELSYLNVAIKLIMGLLSLVLVINISGKGNLAPSSAIDQVLNYTLGGIVGAVIYNPSISIFQYFIILMIWATTVLTLKWLKTNSVLFKSILNEQPIILINKGILDVEACRRMGLTANDIAFKLRTNGVYSVRKVKRAVLEQNGQLIIVLQDEENPKYPIITDGTVQTNILEIIDKDTEWLQEQLKEMGHENISDIFLAEYDNGKITVITY, encoded by the coding sequence ATGGAATTATCTTATTTAAATGTTGCTATTAAATTAATTATGGGACTTTTATCATTAGTTTTAGTTATAAATATATCAGGAAAAGGAAACCTTGCACCTTCATCTGCTATAGATCAAGTTTTAAACTATACCCTAGGGGGTATTGTTGGTGCAGTTATTTACAATCCATCAATAAGTATTTTTCAATATTTCATAATTCTTATGATATGGGCTACAACAGTTTTGACTTTAAAATGGCTAAAAACAAATAGTGTCTTATTCAAAAGTATTTTAAATGAGCAACCTATTATTCTTATAAATAAAGGTATTCTTGATGTTGAGGCTTGTCGTAGAATGGGTTTAACTGCAAATGATATAGCTTTTAAACTTCGTACTAATGGAGTGTATAGTGTGAGAAAAGTTAAAAGAGCTGTACTTGAACAAAATGGACAACTGATAATAGTTTTACAAGATGAAGAAAATCCAAAATATCCAATTATAACAGATGGAACTGTACAAACAAATATACTTGAAATTATTGATAAAGATACAGAATGGCTACAAGAACAATTAAAAGAAATGGGACATGAAAATATTTCTGATATTTTCTTAGCAGAATATGATAATGGAAAGATAACTGTTATCACTTATTAA
- a CDS encoding DUF4291 domain-containing protein, whose protein sequence is MKYEEQERKIYAKYDDKTIRVYQAYNNVIAGEAIKLGTFGEHFSLTRMTWIKPSFLWMMYRCGWAEKENQERVLAIDIKREAFDEIVKNSVISSYKTNLGITEDEWKEEVKNSLVRCQWDPERDIYGKPIGRRSIQLGIRGEAVVKYINEWIVKITDITDEVKRIKQSIDNGTFKESFLPEEKEYIVK, encoded by the coding sequence ATGAAGTATGAAGAACAAGAAAGAAAAATTTATGCAAAATATGATGATAAAACAATAAGAGTTTATCAAGCATATAACAATGTAATTGCTGGCGAAGCAATAAAACTAGGAACATTTGGAGAACATTTTAGCTTAACAAGAATGACTTGGATAAAACCCTCATTTCTATGGATGATGTATAGATGTGGTTGGGCAGAAAAAGAAAATCAAGAAAGAGTTTTAGCTATTGATATTAAAAGAGAAGCCTTTGATGAAATAGTTAAAAATTCTGTAATATCATCATATAAAACTAATTTAGGTATAACAGAAGATGAATGGAAAGAAGAAGTTAAAAACTCATTAGTTAGATGTCAATGGGATCCTGAAAGAGATATCTATGGAAAACCAATAGGTAGAAGGTCAATACAACTTGGAATAAGAGGAGAGGCTGTTGTAAAATATATAAATGAATGGATAGTAAAAATAACAGATATAACTGATGAAGTTAAAAGAATTAAACAAAGTATTGATAATGGAACTTTTAAAGAAAGTTTCTTGCCAGAAGAAAAAGAATACATAGTTAAATAA
- the ilvN gene encoding acetolactate synthase small subunit: MNREHHILIITKNTNGIVARIMSLFNRRGYFVKKMSAGVTNKEGYARLTLTVDGDKESLDQIQKQVYKIIDVVKVKIFPEKDVIRRELMLLKVKADEETRSQIVQIANIYRGNILDVSPKSVVIELTGDIEKLRGFVNMMENYGVLEMAKTGVLAMSRGEKM; this comes from the coding sequence ATGAATAGAGAGCATCATATTTTAATAATTACTAAAAATACCAATGGAATTGTTGCAAGAATAATGTCTCTTTTCAACAGAAGAGGATATTTTGTTAAAAAGATGTCTGCTGGTGTAACAAATAAAGAAGGCTATGCAAGACTTACTCTTACAGTTGATGGAGATAAGGAGTCTCTGGATCAAATTCAAAAACAAGTTTATAAAATTATAGATGTTGTTAAAGTTAAAATATTCCCTGAAAAAGATGTTATAAGAAGAGAACTTATGCTTTTAAAAGTAAAAGCTGATGAAGAAACAAGATCTCAAATTGTACAAATTGCTAATATATATCGTGGAAATATTCTTGATGTTTCTCCAAAATCAGTTGTTATAGAACTGACTGGGGATATAGAAAAGCTAAGAGGTTTTGTTAATATGATGGAAAATTATGGTGTTTTAGAGATGGCAAAGACAGGGGTACTTGCAATGAGCCGTGGAGAAAAAATGTAA
- a CDS encoding 2-isopropylmalate synthase, translating into MKHIKIFDTTLRDGEQTPRVNLNAKEKLRIAKQLESLGVDVIEAGFAAASPGDFSAIQLIAENIKNSTITSLARAVKSDIEVAAEAIKKAAKPRIHTFIATSPVHREFKLKMSKEEILKSVDEMVRYAKSFVEDVEFSAEDAMRTEKEYLVEVYETAIKAGATTINIPDTVGYRTPDEMYETIKYLKDNIKGIENIDISVHCHNDLGLAVANSIAAVEAGATQIECTVNGIGERAGNTSLEEVVMILKTRKDLFEGYTTNIDTKQIYPASKLVSLLTGVTTQPNKAIVGANAFSHESGIHQHGVLANPETYEIMKPETVGRNVDSLVLGKLSGKHAFIDKLNNLGLSGFDDKKIEQLFAEFKNLADRKKYVLDDDIISLVSGDAAEVVKGRLSLEQFEISRKDSKTKAEINILLDGEKEVSASYGSGPVDASYKAINRILNDNFVLEEYKLESITGDTDAQAQVVVIIEKNGKRYIGRAQSTDIVEASIKAYINALNRLYQD; encoded by the coding sequence ATGAAACATATAAAAATTTTTGATACTACATTAAGAGATGGTGAACAAACACCTAGAGTTAATCTTAATGCCAAAGAAAAATTGAGAATTGCAAAGCAATTAGAATCCTTAGGAGTTGATGTTATAGAAGCAGGTTTTGCCGCTGCCTCACCTGGAGATTTTAGTGCCATACAATTAATAGCAGAAAATATTAAAAATTCAACTATTACAAGTTTAGCAAGGGCAGTTAAAAGCGATATTGAAGTTGCAGCTGAGGCTATTAAAAAAGCTGCTAAACCTAGAATACATACATTTATAGCTACTTCTCCTGTTCATAGAGAATTTAAGTTAAAGATGTCTAAGGAAGAAATTTTAAAATCAGTTGATGAAATGGTAAGATATGCAAAATCTTTTGTAGAAGATGTAGAGTTTTCAGCAGAAGATGCAATGAGAACAGAAAAAGAATATCTTGTGGAAGTGTATGAAACTGCAATAAAAGCAGGAGCTACAACTATAAATATTCCAGATACTGTTGGATATAGAACTCCTGATGAAATGTATGAAACTATTAAATATTTAAAAGATAATATAAAAGGTATTGAGAATATTGATATTTCTGTACATTGTCATAATGATTTAGGACTTGCAGTTGCAAACTCAATAGCAGCAGTTGAAGCAGGAGCTACTCAAATAGAATGTACTGTCAATGGAATAGGAGAAAGAGCTGGAAACACTTCACTTGAAGAAGTAGTTATGATTTTGAAAACTAGAAAAGATTTATTTGAAGGCTATACAACAAATATAGATACAAAACAAATCTATCCAGCAAGTAAATTAGTTAGTCTATTAACAGGGGTTACAACTCAACCAAACAAAGCTATTGTTGGTGCTAATGCCTTTTCTCATGAATCAGGTATACATCAACATGGGGTATTAGCTAATCCAGAAACTTATGAAATTATGAAACCTGAAACAGTAGGTAGAAATGTTGATAGCCTTGTACTTGGAAAATTATCAGGAAAACATGCTTTTATTGATAAATTAAATAATCTTGGTTTAAGTGGTTTTGACGATAAAAAGATAGAGCAACTTTTTGCAGAATTTAAAAATCTAGCTGATAGAAAAAAATATGTTTTAGATGATGATATTATTTCCTTAGTAAGTGGAGATGCAGCAGAAGTTGTAAAAGGTAGACTTTCTCTTGAGCAATTTGAAATAAGCAGAAAAGATTCTAAAACTAAGGCAGAAATAAATATTCTATTAGATGGAGAAAAAGAAGTTTCAGCCTCTTATGGTAGTGGACCAGTTGATGCCTCTTATAAGGCAATCAATAGAATTTTAAATGATAATTTTGTTTTAGAAGAATATAAACTTGAATCAATAACAGGTGATACTGATGCACAAGCACAGGTTGTTGTTATAATTGAAAAGAATGGGAAAAGATACATTGGTAGAGCACAAAGTACAGATATAGTTGAAGCTAGTATAAAAGCCTATATAAATGCACTTAATAGACTTTATCAAGATTAA
- the ilvB gene encoding biosynthetic-type acetolactate synthase large subunit, whose product MANEKMIKGARILLECLSRLGINEIFGYPGGAVIPIYDELYSFKEIKHYFARHEQGAVHEADGYARSTGKVGACLATSGPGATNLVTGIMTAHMDSIPLLVITGQVSSSLLGKDAFQESDIVGITVPITKNNYLVQDIKDLPRILKEAYYIASTGRPGPVLVDIPRDIQLQEIPYDEFNKIYENHFSLEGYNPVYEGHKGQIKTAIKMIKDSKKPLIIAGAGILKAHAYEELKEFVEKTNIPVAMTLLGLGSFPGNHELALGMIGMHGTTYANYAANEADLIIAAGMRFDDRVTGNPQKFVPNAKIIHIDIDPAEIGKNKLIDVPIVGDLKNVLTDLNEKAPKVSYDEWLKQIKKWKKEYSLTYRKTEDDILIPQEILSEIDKITKGNVIVATDVGQHQMWAAQYLTFNNPYSILTSGGAGTMGFGLPAAIGAQVANPNKKVLAVVGDGGFQMTFQELMLIKEYNLPVKIFIINNSYLGMVRQWQELFHEKRYSSVDLSYNPDFIKIGEAYGIKSIQLKNKKDLKKNLKKILESDEAVLVECIVEKEENVYPMIPAGKDVSCIVGKRGVLENE is encoded by the coding sequence ATGGCAAATGAGAAGATGATAAAAGGAGCTAGGATTTTACTTGAATGTTTGTCAAGATTAGGTATAAATGAAATTTTTGGTTATCCTGGTGGAGCTGTTATACCTATATATGATGAACTATATAGTTTTAAGGAAATTAAACATTATTTTGCAAGACATGAGCAAGGTGCTGTTCATGAAGCTGATGGTTATGCTAGGTCAACTGGTAAAGTTGGTGCTTGCCTTGCGACATCTGGACCAGGAGCTACAAACTTGGTAACAGGGATTATGACTGCTCATATGGACTCTATTCCATTACTTGTAATAACAGGGCAAGTTAGCAGTTCTCTGTTGGGTAAAGATGCTTTCCAAGAATCAGATATAGTTGGTATTACAGTACCTATAACAAAAAATAATTATTTGGTTCAAGATATAAAAGACTTGCCTAGAATACTTAAAGAAGCTTACTATATTGCAAGTACAGGAAGACCTGGCCCTGTTTTAGTGGATATACCAAGAGATATACAATTACAAGAAATTCCTTACGATGAATTTAATAAAATCTATGAGAATCATTTTTCTCTTGAAGGATATAATCCTGTCTATGAAGGGCATAAAGGACAAATAAAGACAGCTATTAAGATGATAAAAGATTCTAAGAAACCTTTAATAATAGCAGGAGCTGGAATTTTAAAGGCACATGCCTATGAAGAATTAAAAGAGTTTGTAGAAAAGACTAATATTCCTGTTGCTATGACTTTACTAGGGCTTGGTTCATTTCCAGGAAACCATGAATTAGCACTTGGAATGATAGGTATGCATGGAACAACTTATGCTAATTATGCTGCAAATGAAGCAGATTTAATAATAGCTGCTGGTATGAGATTTGATGATAGAGTTACAGGAAATCCACAAAAATTTGTACCTAATGCTAAAATTATCCATATAGATATAGACCCTGCTGAAATAGGAAAAAATAAGTTAATAGATGTTCCAATAGTTGGAGATTTAAAAAATGTTTTAACAGACTTAAATGAAAAAGCACCAAAAGTATCTTATGATGAATGGTTAAAACAAATTAAAAAATGGAAAAAAGAATATTCTTTAACATATAGAAAAACAGAAGATGATATTTTAATTCCACAAGAAATTTTATCTGAAATAGATAAAATAACAAAGGGAAATGTTATAGTTGCAACAGATGTAGGGCAACATCAAATGTGGGCAGCACAATATTTAACTTTTAATAATCCTTACTCAATATTAACATCAGGTGGAGCAGGTACTATGGGCTTTGGACTTCCTGCTGCAATAGGAGCACAAGTTGCTAATCCTAATAAAAAAGTTCTTGCTGTTGTTGGAGATGGAGGTTTCCAAATGACTTTCCAAGAATTGATGTTAATTAAAGAATATAATCTTCCTGTTAAGATTTTTATAATTAATAATTCATACTTAGGTATGGTTAGACAATGGCAAGAATTATTCCATGAAAAAAGATATTCATCAGTCGATTTAAGTTATAATCCAGATTTTATAAAGATTGGTGAAGCTTATGGAATAAAATCTATCCAATTGAAAAATAAAAAGGATTTAAAGAAAAATTTAAAGAAGATTTTAGAATCTGATGAAGCAGTTTTAGTTGAATGTATAGTTGAAAAAGAAGAAAATGTTTATCCTATGATACCTGCTGGAAAAGATGTAAGCTGTATAGTTGGGAAAAGAGGTGTTTTAGAAAATGAATAG
- the ilvA gene encoding threonine ammonia-lyase, protein MHKLYDFMEARERLGTVIVKTKLIHSPVFSEESGNEVYLKPENLQKTGSFKIRGAYNKIAKLSDEEKKKGVIASSAGNHAQGVAYAAKKLGIKAVIVMPQHTPLIKVEATRRYGAEVVLHGEVYDDAYKKALELQKENGYIFVHPFNDEEVLEGQGTIALEILDELPNADIILVPLGGGGLVSGIACAAKLKNPQIKVIGVEPEGAASALAALQKGEVVELKEANTIADGTAVKRIGDINFEYIKKYVDDIITVSDYELMETFLLLVEKHKIVAENSGILPVAAVKKLNIKGKKVVAVVSGGNIDVLTISSMINKGLIMRGRIFTFSVQLADKPGELLKVSEILSKQNANVIKLEHNQFKNLSRFKDVELQVTVETNGEEHIHKIIETFKKEGYEIERLNSQM, encoded by the coding sequence ATGCACAAACTTTATGATTTTATGGAAGCAAGAGAAAGACTTGGAACAGTCATTGTTAAAACTAAATTAATTCATAGTCCTGTATTCTCTGAGGAGTCAGGAAATGAAGTATATCTAAAACCAGAAAATTTACAAAAAACTGGTTCATTCAAAATAAGAGGAGCATATAACAAAATTGCAAAACTCTCTGATGAAGAAAAGAAAAAAGGTGTTATAGCTTCATCTGCTGGAAACCATGCACAAGGTGTTGCTTATGCAGCTAAAAAACTAGGAATTAAGGCAGTAATTGTAATGCCACAACACACGCCTTTAATAAAGGTTGAAGCAACTAGAAGATATGGAGCAGAAGTTGTACTCCATGGAGAAGTATATGATGATGCCTATAAAAAAGCCTTAGAATTACAAAAAGAAAATGGTTATATCTTTGTACACCCTTTCAATGATGAAGAAGTATTAGAAGGGCAAGGTACTATTGCACTTGAAATATTAGACGAATTACCTAATGCTGATATTATCCTTGTTCCTCTTGGTGGTGGAGGTTTAGTTTCTGGAATTGCCTGTGCTGCAAAATTAAAAAATCCACAGATAAAAGTTATAGGAGTTGAACCAGAAGGAGCTGCATCTGCACTTGCTGCATTACAAAAAGGAGAAGTTGTTGAGCTTAAAGAAGCAAATACAATAGCAGATGGTACCGCTGTTAAAAGAATAGGGGATATAAACTTTGAATATATTAAAAAATATGTTGATGATATAATTACTGTTTCTGATTATGAGCTTATGGAAACTTTCCTATTACTGGTTGAAAAACATAAAATAGTTGCAGAAAACTCAGGAATATTACCTGTGGCGGCAGTCAAAAAATTAAATATTAAAGGTAAAAAAGTAGTTGCTGTTGTAAGTGGTGGTAATATAGATGTTTTAACAATTTCATCTATGATAAATAAAGGGCTTATCATGAGAGGTAGAATCTTTACTTTCTCTGTACAATTAGCCGATAAACCTGGGGAACTTTTAAAAGTTTCTGAAATTTTATCAAAACAAAATGCAAATGTTATTAAGCTAGAACATAATCAATTTAAAAATTTATCAAGATTTAAAGATGTTGAGCTACAAGTTACAGTTGAAACTAATGGTGAAGAACATATACATAAAATTATTGAAACCTTTAAGAAAGAAGGATATGAAATAGAGAGATTAAATTCTCAAATGTAA